In a single window of the Olivibacter sp. SDN3 genome:
- a CDS encoding patatin-like phospholipase family protein yields MKTPISLVLSSGGARGITHIGAIRALEEQGFSIKSIAGSSIGSLIGGIYAMDKLDVFTIWLKTLKRRDVFNLMDFTWSAGGVMKGEKVFNKIKTFIPDVLIEQMEIPFVAVSTDILHQKEIVFKSGSFFDAVRASISIPGVFTPVNHLDYTLVDGGLINPLPLNHIEPTTENPVIAINLNAPEDESLAPPKIANKHNGYFTITQKAILTMLGRITELSIKLHRPDIVVHIPRNVAGIWDYHKADYLIELGYTKTLETLLANKTTIPFIQQGPQHKF; encoded by the coding sequence ATGAAAACACCTATCTCTTTAGTATTATCGAGTGGTGGCGCGAGAGGAATCACTCATATTGGAGCCATCCGTGCACTGGAAGAACAAGGCTTTTCTATAAAGTCAATCGCGGGTTCTTCCATTGGTAGTCTTATTGGCGGCATATATGCGATGGATAAGTTAGATGTATTTACCATCTGGCTGAAGACACTCAAAAGAAGAGATGTCTTTAACTTAATGGATTTCACCTGGAGTGCCGGTGGCGTAATGAAAGGAGAAAAAGTTTTTAACAAGATTAAAACGTTTATACCCGATGTATTGATCGAGCAGATGGAAATACCGTTTGTTGCGGTTTCTACGGATATTCTACATCAAAAAGAAATTGTATTTAAAAGCGGAAGTTTTTTTGACGCAGTAAGAGCTTCTATTTCCATTCCCGGTGTATTTACCCCTGTTAATCACCTTGATTATACTTTAGTAGACGGAGGGCTAATCAATCCTCTACCATTAAACCACATAGAACCTACAACTGAAAATCCTGTGATAGCGATCAATCTAAATGCTCCCGAAGATGAAAGTTTGGCACCTCCAAAAATAGCTAATAAACATAATGGCTATTTTACGATTACTCAAAAAGCCATACTCACCATGCTCGGTAGAATTACAGAATTATCCATTAAATTGCACCGACCTGACATCGTTGTACATATTCCTCGGAACGTTGCCGGTATATGGGATTACCATAAGGCAGATTATCTTATCGAATTAGGTTATACCAAAACGTTGGAAACACTTTTAGCTAATAAAACAACTATACCATTCATTCAACAAGGACCACAGCATAAATTTTAG
- a CDS encoding sulfatase — translation MKSVNYCLTILFTVITLFVYATEKQPDTQKKPNIIIFYLDDLGYGDLGVTGALDYETPAIDRMANEGTRFTNFLTGQAVCSASRASLLTGCYPNRIGFSGALSPGSKIGISKEEETIADLLKKAGYHTGIFGKWHLGDHHDFLPLQHGFDEFYGIPYSHDMWPLHPSFKFPPLHVIEGNDIKEEINSLNGIASLTTDITNRAIDFIKRNKEQAFFLYIPHPLPHVPLAVSNKFKGKSKRGLFGDVIMELDWSVGEILKSLHECGLDENTLVLFTSDNGPWLNYGDHAGSSGGFREGKGTSFEGGHRVPLIARWPKQVPAGKISNKLLTTLDILPTVAKLAGAPQPKNKIDGLASVDLLKGQAESSPRTEFLYYYRKNSLEAVRKDNWKLVFAHPGRTYEGFLPGSGGQPGPTTEQYQFQKALYDLNRDPSERYNVLDEHPEIVAELEAIAEKARVDLGDDLQRRSGKNVRQPGVL, via the coding sequence ATGAAAAGCGTTAACTATTGTTTGACAATATTATTTACCGTTATCACATTATTTGTATACGCAACAGAGAAGCAGCCTGATACACAAAAAAAACCAAATATCATCATCTTCTATTTGGACGACCTTGGTTACGGGGATCTTGGTGTAACCGGTGCATTGGATTACGAAACGCCTGCTATAGATCGTATGGCGAACGAAGGCACGCGGTTCACAAACTTCTTAACTGGGCAGGCAGTGTGCAGCGCCTCCCGAGCCTCTTTACTAACCGGCTGCTATCCCAATCGTATTGGCTTCTCTGGAGCGCTTAGTCCAGGCTCCAAAATCGGCATCAGTAAGGAAGAAGAGACGATAGCCGATCTATTGAAAAAAGCTGGTTATCATACAGGAATATTCGGAAAATGGCACCTGGGAGACCATCACGATTTTCTTCCCCTGCAACATGGTTTTGATGAGTTCTATGGAATCCCTTATTCCCATGATATGTGGCCCCTGCATCCATCTTTCAAATTTCCCCCACTACATGTTATAGAAGGGAATGATATCAAAGAAGAAATAAATTCCTTGAACGGAATAGCCTCCTTGACTACCGACATTACCAACAGAGCAATCGATTTTATCAAACGTAATAAAGAGCAAGCCTTTTTTCTTTACATACCACACCCACTTCCACACGTACCTCTCGCTGTATCAAACAAGTTTAAGGGAAAAAGTAAGCGTGGTTTGTTTGGTGACGTTATCATGGAGTTGGATTGGTCTGTAGGGGAGATTCTAAAATCTTTACATGAATGTGGTCTGGACGAAAACACATTGGTATTGTTCACCAGCGACAACGGTCCTTGGCTCAACTATGGTGACCATGCCGGTTCTTCTGGAGGTTTCAGGGAAGGGAAAGGGACATCTTTTGAAGGCGGGCATCGGGTACCACTTATCGCGCGGTGGCCAAAACAGGTCCCAGCGGGCAAGATATCGAATAAACTTTTAACTACTTTAGATATTTTACCAACAGTGGCTAAGCTTGCCGGAGCACCTCAACCCAAGAACAAAATAGATGGATTAGCATCGGTAGACTTACTAAAAGGACAAGCGGAGAGCTCCCCAAGAACTGAATTCTTATATTATTATAGAAAAAACAGCTTAGAAGCCGTTAGAAAGGACAACTGGAAATTAGTTTTTGCACACCCTGGTAGAACTTATGAAGGTTTTTTACCTGGAAGTGGCGGACAGCCGGGGCCAACAACAGAGCAGTATCAATTTCAGAAAGCACTGTATGACCTAAACCGTGATCCTTCCGAACGCTACAATGTGCTGGATGAGCATCCAGAGATTGTGGCAGAACTTGAAGCTATTGCGGAAAAAGCAAGAGTAGACCTAGGAGACGATTTGCAGCGTCGCTCGGGTAAGAATGTGCGTCAACCGGGTGTTCTATAG
- a CDS encoding AAA family ATPase — MDKFEAINIKAIIMIKYNPYFFILTGGPGAGKTSVVNELHKQFFTTVTETGRYIIKEQLVSGGEALPWKNRLLFAHQMLQAEKVNYLLNYPAQQPVIFDRGIPDVLGYLQLSRLYLDPPVEEAVLHYRYNKHVFIFPPWKTIYQNDQERKQDYLTAVDTYLTMKEIYDKAGYKLIEVPKRDITTRTAFIMYHIKRIIM, encoded by the coding sequence ATGGATAAATTCGAAGCTATTAATATTAAAGCAATTATAATGATTAAATATAATCCATATTTTTTTATTCTTACCGGTGGCCCCGGGGCAGGAAAAACATCGGTTGTCAATGAATTACATAAGCAATTTTTTACCACAGTAACGGAGACAGGTAGATATATCATTAAAGAGCAGTTAGTCTCTGGCGGTGAGGCATTACCATGGAAAAACAGACTATTGTTTGCCCATCAAATGCTACAGGCGGAAAAAGTGAACTACCTGTTAAATTATCCCGCTCAACAACCGGTTATATTCGATCGTGGTATTCCAGATGTATTAGGTTATTTACAACTGAGCAGGCTCTACCTCGACCCACCCGTGGAGGAGGCTGTACTACATTATAGATACAACAAGCATGTATTTATATTTCCGCCATGGAAAACCATTTATCAAAATGACCAAGAAAGAAAACAAGACTACCTAACTGCAGTAGACACCTACCTAACAATGAAAGAGATCTATGATAAGGCGGGTTATAAGTTAATCGAGGTTCCTAAACGGGATATAACTACAAGAACAGCATTCATTATGTATCATATCAAACGCATCATCATGTAA
- a CDS encoding nuclear transport factor 2 family protein, whose product MKKNFMALCCLIIASITQAQTTDEKKLLKTLDDLYDAMIRVDTQVLSTIAADNLSYWHSGGNHEDKAEFIQALTSGKSDFISIDLSDQTFKISDKVATVHHVLSAETNDNGNPGNVRIGVLLVFQKYGDQWKLFARQAFKLPESS is encoded by the coding sequence ATGAAAAAAAATTTTATGGCGTTATGCTGTCTCATTATTGCGAGCATCACCCAAGCGCAAACAACAGATGAAAAAAAACTACTGAAAACGTTGGATGACTTATACGATGCGATGATCCGCGTAGACACACAGGTATTGAGCACGATTGCCGCTGACAATCTAAGCTACTGGCATTCGGGAGGAAACCATGAAGATAAAGCCGAATTCATTCAAGCACTCACTTCTGGTAAATCGGATTTTATTAGCATCGACTTGTCCGATCAGACTTTCAAGATATCCGACAAAGTGGCTACCGTACACCATGTACTTTCTGCCGAAACAAATGATAACGGAAACCCGGGAAATGTGAGAATAGGTGTTCTTCTGGTTTTCCAAAAGTATGGAGATCAGTGGAAACTTTTCGCCAGACAGGCATTTAAATTACCCGAAAGCTCATAG
- the nfi gene encoding deoxyribonuclease V (cleaves DNA at apurinic or apyrimidinic sites), with translation MQVLPIAYDTLNIPQATLVQNELRRNLNIAPIKKVIKTIAGADISLNRFSNVIYAGIVVLDYETLLPIGYSMVESETNFPYVPGYLAFREVPALVKVIDQLPVKPDVIMVDGHGIAHPRRMGIAAHLGAVCGIPTLGCAKKKLYGKYIEPELLKGSYTSLHTKDETIGYVLRSKNNVKPVFISPGNNMDLSDSLNIAHHCTLKHRLPEPTRRAHEFVNLFRTGRISSGYHEIASQLLF, from the coding sequence ATGCAGGTATTACCAATTGCTTATGATACATTAAATATCCCACAGGCTACTCTTGTGCAGAATGAATTGAGGCGTAATTTGAATATTGCGCCTATAAAGAAAGTAATTAAGACAATAGCCGGTGCGGATATCTCACTTAATCGTTTCAGTAACGTCATCTACGCGGGTATTGTCGTATTAGACTACGAAACGTTACTTCCTATTGGGTATTCAATGGTTGAAAGTGAAACGAATTTTCCTTATGTGCCCGGATACTTGGCATTCAGGGAAGTCCCTGCCTTGGTGAAAGTTATTGATCAGCTACCGGTTAAGCCGGATGTGATCATGGTCGATGGACATGGCATTGCGCATCCGCGACGCATGGGCATTGCCGCACACTTGGGAGCTGTATGTGGTATCCCAACCCTGGGGTGTGCAAAGAAAAAGCTATACGGCAAATATATAGAACCAGAACTGCTAAAAGGTTCTTATACTTCGCTTCATACAAAAGACGAAACGATTGGTTATGTACTGCGATCAAAAAATAACGTAAAACCCGTATTTATATCGCCGGGAAATAATATGGATCTTTCCGATAGCCTAAATATTGCACATCACTGTACTTTGAAGCACCGTTTGCCCGAGCCAACACGCAGAGCACATGAGTTTGTCAATCTTTTCAGAACGGGTCGTATTTCTTCGGGGTATCATGAAATAGCCTCTCAGCTCCTATTTTGA
- a CDS encoding DUF763 domain-containing protein, with translation MKGNVADLPLHYGRVPLWLAERMSSLGGAIVEAIVMEYGVKSLLQKMSDPCWFQSLGCVLGMDWHSSGVTTAVIGALKRAVNKRSAELGVYICGGRGKYALQTPREILGIADKAGLDGDSLVKSSKLAAKVDNNAIQDGYQIYLHSFILTNDGDWAVIQQGMNTTYRMARRYHWHSPTLGSFTETPHSFVYGINEGLILNLTAPDAKSTRHALVDLAKENTHKIITEVSKLVMPMHHDVRAQNVNLKRLGAVLTRAQQQEANDLESLLLLDGVGSRTIQALTLVSEVIHGTASRFDDPARFSFAHGGKDGYPFPVPTNIYDESIVMLENALHKAKLRQSDKYLAIKNLSKVAEQMEKDFIANDSFDKVVAIEKANARRYGGRTAKRTFTKENEQNQLALF, from the coding sequence ATGAAAGGAAATGTTGCTGATTTGCCTTTACACTACGGTAGAGTGCCTTTGTGGTTGGCAGAAAGAATGAGTTCACTGGGAGGGGCAATAGTAGAAGCTATTGTAATGGAATATGGAGTGAAATCTTTGTTACAAAAAATGAGCGACCCTTGTTGGTTTCAATCGTTGGGCTGCGTTTTAGGAATGGATTGGCATTCTTCGGGTGTTACGACGGCTGTCATAGGCGCGTTGAAACGAGCAGTTAATAAGCGTTCTGCTGAACTGGGCGTTTATATCTGTGGAGGCAGAGGTAAGTATGCGCTTCAAACTCCTCGAGAAATCCTAGGAATTGCGGATAAAGCCGGTCTCGATGGGGATAGTCTTGTGAAGAGCAGTAAGCTTGCCGCAAAAGTAGACAATAATGCCATCCAAGACGGGTATCAAATTTATTTACATTCTTTTATATTAACCAATGATGGTGATTGGGCAGTGATACAGCAGGGTATGAATACCACTTATCGGATGGCCCGAAGATACCATTGGCATTCACCTACTTTGGGTTCATTTACGGAAACACCTCATAGTTTTGTTTATGGAATAAATGAAGGGCTAATACTAAACCTTACAGCTCCCGATGCCAAAAGTACCCGTCATGCACTAGTTGATTTAGCTAAAGAAAATACACACAAGATAATAACAGAGGTTAGCAAGTTAGTCATGCCCATGCATCATGATGTTCGTGCACAAAATGTTAATTTAAAAAGGTTAGGAGCGGTATTAACACGAGCTCAACAACAGGAAGCAAACGATTTAGAATCTTTGTTGTTGCTTGATGGTGTGGGAAGTCGCACGATACAGGCGCTGACTTTGGTGAGTGAAGTGATTCATGGCACAGCCAGCAGATTTGATGATCCTGCCCGCTTCTCATTTGCACATGGCGGAAAGGATGGTTACCCTTTTCCGGTACCTACTAACATATACGATGAATCAATAGTGATGTTAGAAAACGCCTTACATAAAGCTAAATTAAGACAAAGTGATAAATATTTAGCCATCAAAAATTTAAGTAAGGTGGCGGAGCAAATGGAAAAGGATTTCATTGCGAACGACAGTTTTGACAAGGTTGTTGCTATTGAAAAAGCAAACGCCCGGAGATACGGTGGACGCACCGCAAAAAGAACATTTACGAAAGAAAACGAACAGAATCAGCTTGCGTTATTCTAA
- a CDS encoding VOC family protein, whose protein sequence is MMNILKVIVILIIAFFPTDKLQAQQSMTRLNHIAIYVENLEKSTFFYKEVLQLTEIDEPFKDGLHTWFSLGPAGQLHLIEGAKSDIPRDKNDHLCFSVPSVDHYIKHLDKHAVSYADWAGNSKKITIRVDGVKQIYFQDPDGHWIEINDDKTAF, encoded by the coding sequence ATGATGAACATTTTAAAAGTAATTGTAATACTGATTATTGCGTTTTTTCCAACTGACAAATTACAAGCACAACAATCTATGACTCGATTAAATCATATAGCCATTTATGTAGAGAACTTAGAGAAAAGCACTTTTTTCTATAAAGAAGTTCTACAGCTTACAGAAATTGATGAACCCTTTAAGGATGGTTTACACACTTGGTTTAGCTTAGGGCCGGCAGGACAGTTACATCTTATAGAAGGGGCAAAAAGTGACATCCCACGAGACAAAAATGATCATTTATGCTTCAGCGTTCCATCGGTTGATCATTATATTAAACATTTAGATAAACATGCCGTCAGTTATGCTGATTGGGCGGGAAATAGTAAAAAAATCACCATACGGGTAGACGGGGTAAAACAGATTTACTTTCAAGATCCAGATGGTCACTGGATCGAAATCAATGACGATAAAACTGCTTTCTAA